From one Solanum stenotomum isolate F172 chromosome 12, ASM1918654v1, whole genome shotgun sequence genomic stretch:
- the LOC125848361 gene encoding pentatricopeptide repeat-containing protein At2g35130: MLVSKCPLNHILFEPRISKSGFRWKASASNEVPVEKWKQDSIFIDRRGRFRHFDHKKVSRKRCGSLRGRGWKYGSGFVDGIFPVLSPIAQQILTFIKTEKDPERIWSSLDTLRPTNHTWDDLINVAVQFRLNKQWDLIILMCEWILCRSSFQADVICYNLLIEAYGQCSLVKKAESTYLALVDARCVPTEDTYALLLKSYSKCGMIEKAEAVFSEMRKNGLPPSALVYNAYIDGLMKGRNSQKALAIFDRMKRESCQPSTDTYTMLINLYGKENKSYMALKMFNEMKTQKCKPNICTYTALVNAFARSGLCEKAEEVFEELQEAGFEPDVYTYNALMEAYSRAGYPQGAAEIFSLMQHMGCEPDRASYNIMVDAYGRAGLHEDAQTVFDEMTRLGIAPTMKSYMLLISAYSRNSNVSKCEEIVNQMQKSGVKLDTFLLNSMLNLYGRLGQFAKMEELLTVIEAGPYIADISTYNILINAYGRSGFITKMEEVFQSLAAKNLQPDVVTWTSRLGAYSKKKQYQRCLEIFEEMIDEGCYPDGGTAKVLLSSCSSEDQIEQVTTVIRSMHKNVKTVELV; encoded by the exons AT GTTGGTCTCTAAATGTCCATTGAATCATATCCTTTTTGAACCAAGAATCAGTAAAAGCGGATTCAGATGGAAAGCAAGTGCCTCCAATGAAGTTCCCGTAGAGAAGTGGAAACAAGATAGCATTTTCATTGATAGACGCGGCAGATTTAGACACTTTGATCACAAAAAAGTTTCACGGAAAAGAT GTGGTTCTTTAAGGGGCAGAGGATGGAAATATGGATCTGGTTTTGTTGATGGTATATTTCCAGTTCTAAGCCCAATTGCTCAGCAAATTCTAACTTTTATAAAGACGGAAAAAGATCCAGAGAGGATTTGGTCTTCCTTGGATACTCTACGTCCCACCAATCACACCTGGGATGATCTGATCAATGTAGCAGTTCAATTTCGACTCAACAAGCAATGGGATCTGATCATACTG ATGTGTGAATGGATACTGTGCAGGAGTTCCTTTCAGGCAGATGTGATTTGCTACAATTTGCTGATAGAAGCTTATGGGCAGTGTTCACTTGTTAAGAAGGCAGAATCTACTTACCTGGCACTTGTTGATGCTCGATGTGTCCCGACTGAAGATACTTATGCACTTCTCCTGAAATCTTATTCCAAATGTGGGATGATAGAAAAGGCTGAAGCTGTCTTCTCTGAGATGCGGAAGAATGGCCTTCCTCCAA GTGCTCTTGTATATAATGCTTATATTGATGGGTTAATGAAGGGAAGGAATTCTCAAAAAGCATTGGCAATCTTCGATAGGATGAAGCGTGAAAGCTGCCAACCATCTACTGATACGTATACAATGCTGATCAATTTATATGGGAAG GAAAATAAGTCCTACATGGCGCTAAAGATGTTCAATGAGATGAAAACTCAGAAATGTAAACCTAATATCTGTACCTACACAGCTCTTGTAAATGCATTTGCGAGAAGTGGCCTATGTGAAAAGGCTGAAGAAGTCTTTGAAGAGCTACAAGAAGCTGGGTTTGAGCCTGATGTTTACACCTATAACGCCTTGATGGAAGCTTACAG TCGTGCAGGCTATCCTCAGGGTGCTGCAGAGATCTTTTCTCTCATGCAGCATATGGGCTGTGAACCAGACAGAGCTTCATACAATATCATGGTGGATGCATATGGAAGAGCTGGTCTTCATGaag ATGCACAAACCGTGTTTGATGAGATGACGCGGCTGGGGATAGCTCCTACGATGAAATCTTACATGTTACTCATATCAGCCTACTCAAGAAACAGTAACGTGTCAAAATGTGAAGAAATCGTGAATCAGATGCAGAAATCAGGAGTGAAACTAGATACCTTTCTTCTTAACAGCATGCTCAACTTGTATGGTCGTCTTGGCCAGTTTGCTAAAATGGAAGAACTCTTGACTGTCATCGAAGCTGGACCATACATAGCTGATATCAGCACCTACAATATCTTGATCAATGCATATGGACGTTCAGGATTTATCACGAAAATGGAAGAAGTTTTCCAATCACTTGCTGCTAAGAACCTGCAGCCAGATGTGGTTACATGGACTTCCCGACTTGGAGCATACTCCAAAAAGAAACAGTACCAAAGATGCTTAGAAATCTTCGAGGAAATGATCGATGAAGGTTGCTATCCAGATGGTGGAACAGCCAAAGTGCTCCTTTCGTCTTGTTCAAGTGAAGATCAGATTGAACAAGTTACAACAGTGATTAGATCAATGCACAAGAATGTGAAGACAGTAGAGTTAGTTTGA
- the LOC125848415 gene encoding uncharacterized protein LOC125848415 — protein sequence MKDKKLIALGFEGSANKIGVGVVAIDGTILSNPRHTYITPPGQGFLPRETAQHHHQHILPLVKSALETAGVTPDEIDCLCYTKGPGMGAPLQVSAVVVRVLSQLWKKPIVGVNHCVAHIEMGRIVTGAVDPVVLYVSGGNTQVIAYSEGRYRIFGETIDIAVGNCLDRFARVLTLSNDPSPGYNIEQLAKKGEKFIELPYVVKGMDVSFSGILSFIEATAEEKLKNNECSPADLCFSLQETLFAMLVEITERAMAHCDKKDVLIVGGVGCNERLQKMMQIMCSERGGNLFATDDRYCVDNGAMIAYTGLLEYANGASTPMEESTFTQRFRTDEVLATWREKESAIA from the coding sequence ATGAAGGATAAGAAATTGATAGCCCTAGGGTTCGAGGGTTCCGCCAACAAAATTGGCGTAGGAGTAGTAGCAATCGACGGCACAATTCTTTCTAATCCACGACACACCTACATAACGCCGCCAGGGCAAGGTTTTCTCCCCCGTGAAACCGCCCAGCATCACCACCAACACATCTTACCCTTAGTAAAATCCGCTCTAGAAACCGCCGGAGTAACTCCCGATGAAATTGACTGTCTCTGCTACACAAAAGGCCCTGGGATGGGTGCTCCACTGCAGGTCTCGGCAGTGGTTGTACGTGTTCTATCTCAGCTATGGAAGAAACCTATCGTTGGGGTCAACCACTGTGTTGCGCACATTGAAATGGGTCGGATCGTAACCGGGGCGGTTGACCCGGTTGTGTTGTATGTGAGTGGTGGAAATACTCAGGTTATTGCGTACAGTGAAGGACGCTATAGGATTTTTGGGGAGACGATTGATATCGCTGTGGGGAATTGTTTGGATAGGTTTGCTAGGGTTCTTACATTGTCTAATGATCCTAGCCCTGGGTACAACATTGAACAGCTTGCGAAAAAAGGCGAAAAGTTCATTGAACTTCCATATGTTGTAAAGGGAATGGATGTTTCCTTCAGTGGAATACTGAGTTTCATTGAAGCCACAGCTGAGGAGAAGCTGAAAAATAACGAGTGTAGTCCGGCTGACCTTTGTTTCTCTTTGCAGGAAACTCTCTTTGCGATGCTTGTAGAGATAACAGAACGAGCCATGGCGCATTGTGATAAGAAAGATGTATTGATTGTTGGTGGTGTAGGATGCAATGAGCGCTTGCAAAAGATGATGCAAATTATGTGCTCTGAGAGGGGCGGAAATTTGTTTGCAACTGACGATAGATACTGCGTTGACAATGGAGCAATGATTGCTTATACCGGTCTCCTAGAGTATGCGAATGGTGCATCAACTCCAATGGAGGAATCAACGTTCACTCAACGGTTTAGAACTGATGAGGTCCTCGCAACTTGGAGGGAGAAGGAATCAGCTATAGCATGA
- the LOC125849188 gene encoding glycine cleavage system H protein 2, mitochondrial codes for MATKLWASRAASYLRISAFHRAFATVPKDLKYTESHEWVKVDGNSATIGITDHAQKHLGDVVYVEFPEVGSSVEQFGSFGAVESVKASSDINSPVSGKVVEFNEELSNGPALINANCYEQGWILKVEMNKPDEVKALMDPDQYTKFCDEEDAKH; via the exons ATGGCTACCAAGTTGTGGGCTTCAAGGGCTGCTTCATATCTCAGGATCTCAGCATTTCACAGGGCTTTTGCCACTG TGCCCAAGGATTTGAAGTACACAGAATCTCATGAATGGGTTAAAGTTGACGGTAATTCTGCAACAATTGGCATCACTGATCATGCTCAGAAACATTTAGGTGATGTTGTTTACGTTGAATTTCCTGAAGTTGGGTCTTCTGTGGAACAATTTGGCAGTTTTGGTGCTGTTGAAAGTGTCAAGGCTTCCAGCGATATCAATTCTCCTGTTTCAGGGAAGGTGGTGGAATTTAATGAGGAACTCAGCAATGGTCCTGCTCTG ATCAATGCGAACTGCTATGAACAAGGATGGATTTTGAAAGTTGAGATGAACAAACCCGACGAGGTCAAAGCATTGATGGACCCTGACCAGTATACCAAGTTTTGTGATGAGGAAGACGCAAAGCACTGA